The genomic interval ATTCCGAATTAGCCGGAATACAAGCTTTAATTCAAGTCTCTGGAGTCAACGATCGCCAGAAAACCTTGAAACCCGAAGATATTGGCTTTCGTTTAGGGCCGAGGATTAATGCGATCGGACGCTTATCCGATCCACAAATTGTTATCGAATTATTGACCACCGATGAACCCGGAATTGCCCTAGAACAGGCGATGAAATGCGAACAAATTAATCGCCGTCGGCAAGAACTCTGCGAACAGATTACCCAGGAAGCGATTGAGATCATTGAACCACAAAAAAAATCTCTTTATGATGACCGAGTATTGCTCTTAGTTCAACCCGGTTGGCATCATGGAGTGATTGGCATTGTCGCTTCCCGTTTAGTCGAGCGATATGGGGTTCCCGTCTTTATTGGCACTCATGAAGATGAAGATTGCATCCGGGGTTCAGCACGGGGGATTCCGGAATTTCATGTGTTTGAAGCCTTAGAATATTGTGATTCTGTGTTGGGCAAATATGGAGGACATAAAGCGGCTGGAGGCTTTTCCTTACCCCGGAAAAACTTAGACCTTTTTCAAGCACAACTGAGCGAGTTTGCCCATCACTGTTTACAACCGCAATGGTTGAAACCCTTAGTCCGCATTGATGGGTTAGCCGAGTTTAGCCAATTAGATCTAGATTTATATCATCAAATCGATCGCTTACATCCCTGTGGCATCGAAAATGATTTACCCATTTTCTGGACTCCAGATGTGCGAATTTTGGAACAAAAAATCGTAGGGAAAGGCCATATTAAGCTAACCTTAACAGAAGAAAAATCTAAACGAATCTTAAAGGCGATCGCCTGGCGTTGGCACGACTATTTTCCCCTGCCATCGAGATTAGATATCGCCTACAGCTTGCGCGAGAATACTTGGAATGGAAATACAACCCTAGAACTAGAGTTAGTGGGGGCAAGGATTTAGCAGCAGGCTTGGGCAGGTGCTTTGGGCAATAGAGGCAACCGATTTAAAAGTCTGCACCTCCCCCTCCTCCGTCACTACTTCCCCCACCAAAATCACTACTACTTGAATCACTGCTGCTCTGATCGCTACTACTTGAATGGGAGCTATAATCTGCACTCGATGAAGTAGAAGACGAGCTGTTTCTTCCTCTAGATCGATGGGATGAAGAGCGAGAACGTGAAGATTTGAGTAAATGACGAGGAAAAGCAGCCACCAGCCCTAAAAAAGTAGTCATAATCAATGTTAACTTGAACAGTCCAATGTAGTTAACCAAGACCTGGGTTACCCTGCGAAAATAGGCAATCAAGTCCGGTGTCAGGATCGGTTCTTTAAGACCTATACCTTGATTGAGCAGCACCCAGACAATCAATAGCAAAATGAACTGAATGATTTTTTCTTTTAACCAGACGGATTTTTGTTTAGATTTTGTCCAATCGTAACTCAAGCCACAAATGGCATTGAGCAATAGTAAATATCCGAGGTAGCTCGGTAGAACCGAGCCGGGATATCGAATAATTGAAACGTAGATTAAAGGACTGTAGAGAATGAAGGTAAGACTAAAAACGGTAATACATTGAGATAGGGTAATATGGGTAGGGATTCTATAACGATTCCTCTTAGCCTCTACGCCAAAAAAGATAAGCCCAGTACATCCAGCGATCGCTGATAGCATCATGAGGGGACGAGGTAAGGTCGAAATAGAGAAAGGATTGCCTTGCAAATGCTTGACGATCGCCTGGGTTCCCACTAAAACCCCTCGATCGTAACGATTCTGTTTTAAGTGGGGGACAATGTTGTGTTTCAGAATCTCTTGTACTTGGCGATCGGGTAAACGTTGGCTTAACCCTGTACCGGTTTCAATTTCTACTCGCCTTTCTTCTACGGCAACTAACAATAAAACCCCATTATTGCTTTGAGCTTTTCCAATTCCCCAGAGATTAAACAACTCTGTGGCAAAGGCTTTCGGTGTGGGTGAAGGGGAAGTATCGGGAACGGTAACGACTGCAATTTCAGCACGAGTGTTCTGCTCTAAATCGGTAATCATTTGATTGAGTTTATTTTCAGCATTTTCGCTGATGACATTAGCCATGTCTGTCACCCAACCGCCATGGGTTTGTCTGGGGTTAGGCACTTCATGCACAGTTACGGCTAAAGTGGAAAAAGTGGAACCCCAAAACATCACCGGAAAAAGCCAAACCGATAGACTCAAAAGACCGATCCAACACAGATGAATGATCTGAGATCGTTGAGGCCAAGAAGTCATGAGATTAAAATAAGAATTATTCTAAAAGGCGTAATGCTTTACGAATCTCTTCGAGTTTCTGGGTATATCCTAACATTTCATATCCCTGTTGGGCTTCGGTGAGCCAATGGAGGGCTTGGGGGCGATCGCCCATAGCTTGGTAAACTTGTGCCAGATTATAGGAAATTTCGGCTCGATCTTCTAAATTATCTGAAGCGATCTGATTCAACCCTTGCTGATAATACTCTTGAGCGAGAGGAACCAGCCCCAAATTAAATAAATATAAATCTCCTAATTCTCGGTAGATGCTGGCTCCCCCGATCCCGTGACTCACAACTGCTTCTAAATGTTCGATCGCCTCAGCCATTAGGTTAAAGTTCAAATACAACCGTGCTAAAGCTAGATGTTCAGACACCGGATCGAGGGACTGTTGCTGAATTTCGGCTTCTTTTAAGGAGAATTCAGCTTGTTTTTCCGGCTCTAGAATTTGGAAATGAATGCCTCCAGCCATCGGTTGTGCATCGAGAGAGGAAGCGCCGCGATCGGTCTCAATGTGTAAAGTATAACTGATTCCAGGTTCCAGAGGGCGATCTCCACCATAGACGGCTTGATTTTCTTCTACTGTGGTGCGCCAAATTTCTACCCCATCCCCTTTCAAAATGACGGTATACGTTTCGCTATCGGGGACTGAATGCCAACGCAAGCGAGGCGTTGGGTTGATCAGATATGTGCGCCGAGGACTGATAATATAGGGCACATCAGCATAGAGTTGAAAATCTTTATCGCCTCGATGGGGGCAACCATAGGAATCCGTAGAACATTCAGGATCGTTGGTAGCTGTATCATTGTTACTGATGCAAGTATTCGGCTGAGTTTCTCCTGGGGCGATCGCCTGCCAAGCTAAATTCAAACATTGTACCAACACCGAACCCTCCGTTGCTAGGACGCGATCGCCAGCAAATACCGGCATTCCTAATTGAGCCGTAACTCTACGTCCATCTTGGCGCTCAAGTTGCCCTGTCCCTTCTACCTGCACGATCCAACCATTAGGCAATTCATTATTCGCAGCCAAGGCCATGGGGGTAAAACTCAATACTCCAGCACTCAAGAGGGGAGTGAGTAGTAGGTCTCTCTTGACGTTCATAGCTTTATTCGGTGAAGATAGCTTTGTTACCTATGGTACTCTAAAAATCCTCTTTTCAAAAGTTAATTGATGATTCAATTTACTCCGTCTGCATTCCCCCATCAATGCCTAACTCAATATTGGAGCGACACAATTGTTGGGTTGCCTCATCCGGCGTGGCGATCGCCAAATTCCACTCCGTTTCCAAGGTAGGATCGGTTTCATCCGCTAAATATCCCTGAGCGATAATCTGATTATTCTCATCATCGGGAATTAACACTAACTCTTTCTCCTGGGGGTGTTCTCGTTTCAGCGCCGAAACTCTCACCGTTCTGGGTAAAGGAGTCATGCGAACCGATTTCATCTGCTCCTCTTCCATTTCATCAAAAGCGATCGGCCATTCTGCTGTACCTAAGCTAGAAAACAAATAACTGACAAACTCTGACGGCTTACCATTGGGATAAACTAGATAAAAACAGGAACGCGAGAGCATTCTAGGTGTTGCCATCTGAGCCATCGCTGATGAAGCTTGTTGAATCTCCGGATCAGCAGGTTCTTCGCATCCGAAAAGGAACAGAGAGCCAACTAAGGTTAGTCCTAAAGCAGTTCTAGAAATCATCGATCTTATAATAGAGCTAGTCTCAATGAGTTGTGCAACTGGAAATGCCCTCTCCCACTCCGAGAGGGACTTCTGCTCCCCTTCTCCCTTCGACTTCGCTCAGGACAGCGCCTGCGGGAGAAGGCTTGCCCTGAGCGTAGCCGAAGGGGGCTGGGGGATGAGGGGCAATTAACATTTATTCGGGTTAACGATCCATGACCAATAGCAATCAGGATTTTGAAACGACGATTAACAAAGTCGTCCGGATGACCCAAGATGGTCAACTGTGCGATCGCGTCCGTATCCTCGGACTCAATGTCGTTAACGTCATGTGGGAAGATACGGCGCGGACTGCCGGTTCAGTCTGGGGGCCCAACATTACCGATATGACCCTACAAGTGCGCCATGGCCAGAACTCCCAAAAGAGAGAACTCTTACCCGTCATTCGCTATCCCAATTTTACCGATAAAACCGGCGATGTGCCTTTAGAGTATGTCCACCTGAAAATTGGCAACGAACAAGGACAACCCTTAGAGGCAATTCCGCTTAAACTCTACCTGAATCATCTTTCTCAATATATTAGTTATCCAGAGAAATATAATTCCGAAAATCAACCCCTCATCACAGATCAGGATACCCATGTTTTAGTCAGCGCTCAAGCTTGCTTTCTGCCCATTCCTCAACAAGGGAAATGCGAGTTTAACCCGGTTCTGTTTAATTATCAGTCTCGCCAAGATAGTCCCGCCGTTCTCGCGATTCTCATCACCACAGAAGGAAGTAGTGCGACTGTACTGGATAATAGCAGCGATCGCGCCCAATGGGGACAAAATGTCTACTTCAACAACAACGGTCAAAAAACTTGCCTCACCGGAGAGCGTCTCAGCGACTACAAAGACAACCAAGCTCAAGAACTCGCCAATCGTCAAGGCATTTCCCTAGAAGAAGCTCGCAACCAAGTCACCGTTGCCGAAGATGTAAACAGGGTCATGATTGTGCAAGTTCCCTTGAAGCAAAAACAAGATCTTGCCTATGCTGGCGGCTGTGATTTTATGGTAGACGAGAAGGAGCGGGGGATAACCTTGAGATCGAGATCCAGCGATATGGAAGATGCCGTCATTGGCCATGGGGAAGATGAAGGGGAACATTTAGAACTTGGAAATCATAAACTCGAACGAGATCCCGACTATCCCATCCGGATCACCGTCCAATTCTATAAAGCCACCAGCAATGGCATAATTGATGACGAAGATTTAGTCAATATCCATAACTGTATTGAAAAAGCCTATACCAGCGCCGAGTATGTGGGGTCTTTAGTTGTGGGAACTTTAGAAAAAGGTAATTTAGGTATGGGTGAAGCGCGTCCTACCCAACCCGCACCCTCTGCCAAACCTGTTCTTGGCCCTCCAAAAGATTTTTTACAGGTGGTGAATCCTTTTGCTCCTCACCAGAAGCCGAAATCTAAAGAATAAAGCAGTTATCTTTAAGTGCCTTTCAAAATCAATTAAAAACTCCTCCTAAAATGACTTTAGCCAAGGCATCAATCACATCATGTTCCGATTCTTGGCTCAAGGAATCATACCAGGCTTGAGTGACTGCCCTATCCTTTCCGTAAATGGTGTCGGTGCGCTTTCTGGCCTTTAACACTAATTCAGAAGTTCGGGTTTTGCGATCGAGTTCATAGCGTTTTAGAGCATCTTCCACACTCACATTTGTTGTGACTAAATAGCGACATAAAACCACCGCATCTTCCATGGCTTGACAACCTCCTTGGCCTAACGTGGGAGTAGTTGCGTGACCTGCGTCTCCGAGTAGGGCGATCCGTCCTTTCACTAAAGTGTTGAGGGGATTTAAATCATGAATTTCTAAGCGATTGGTTTTTAAGGGATTGAGGGTTTGAATTAAGGTTTGTACGGGACTTGCCCATCCCTGGAAAATTTGCCCTAATTCCTGTTGGCGATGTTCTGGGGCAACGGTTGTGCCTTTTTCCAGGGGACAGCCGAAGAAAAAATAAAAGCGATCGCCCCCTATGGGCATCAGGGAAGCTCGTTTTCCCTCTCCCACATAAATCACCCAACACTCTCGATCAACCTCCTGCATCTTGGCATCTACCAACCCATTCCAATTCACATATCCCGCATATCGAGGCTCACTGCTCTCTCCCGTCACCATTGGACGAATAATCGAGTGAATGCCATCAGCAGCAATTAACACATCTCCATGGGTAGTCCTGCCATCTTCAAAATAGACAGTTACCCCATCTTCATCTTCAGAAACACTGACACATTTACAATTGAGGGTAACCTTTTCTTCGCCAATAGTTCGTAATAATAAAGCTTGTAACTCTGTCCGGGAAACCGGGT from Roseofilum capinflatum BLCC-M114 carries:
- a CDS encoding tetratricopeptide repeat protein, translated to MNVKRDLLLTPLLSAGVLSFTPMALAANNELPNGWIVQVEGTGQLERQDGRRVTAQLGMPVFAGDRVLATEGSVLVQCLNLAWQAIAPGETQPNTCISNNDTATNDPECSTDSYGCPHRGDKDFQLYADVPYIISPRRTYLINPTPRLRWHSVPDSETYTVILKGDGVEIWRTTVEENQAVYGGDRPLEPGISYTLHIETDRGASSLDAQPMAGGIHFQILEPEKQAEFSLKEAEIQQQSLDPVSEHLALARLYLNFNLMAEAIEHLEAVVSHGIGGASIYRELGDLYLFNLGLVPLAQEYYQQGLNQIASDNLEDRAEISYNLAQVYQAMGDRPQALHWLTEAQQGYEMLGYTQKLEEIRKALRLLE
- the recJ gene encoding single-stranded-DNA-specific exonuclease RecJ, which encodes MDSPNFARSSSTPSPKTLTRRLGTVARTPQQRWQIFQPAPEVEHFAQQVNLSPLIAQVLHNRGIETLEEAQRYLNPDQLQLPHPLAEFPDLQKSVALLKEAIAQRQKIAICGDYDADGMTSTALLLRSLKHLGAQVDYAIPSRMSEGYGINRRIVEEFHQDGIEIILTVDNGIAAYDPIARAIELGLTVIITDHHELPSQLPPATAILNPKLLPVTSPYASVAGVGVAYILAITLAQELGQAKAIYPLCLELFTLGTIADLAPLTGVNRRWLKRGLSRLPHSELAGIQALIQVSGVNDRQKTLKPEDIGFRLGPRINAIGRLSDPQIVIELLTTDEPGIALEQAMKCEQINRRRQELCEQITQEAIEIIEPQKKSLYDDRVLLLVQPGWHHGVIGIVASRLVERYGVPVFIGTHEDEDCIRGSARGIPEFHVFEALEYCDSVLGKYGGHKAAGGFSLPRKNLDLFQAQLSEFAHHCLQPQWLKPLVRIDGLAEFSQLDLDLYHQIDRLHPCGIENDLPIFWTPDVRILEQKIVGKGHIKLTLTEEKSKRILKAIAWRWHDYFPLPSRLDIAYSLRENTWNGNTTLELELVGARI
- the hpxO gene encoding FAD-dependent urate hydroxylase HpxO, translated to MYQLKAIIIGAGIGGLTAGIALKQAGYDIEIYDKVGEFRPAGAGISLWSNGIKVLNWLGLGEEIAKIGGTMNRMEYRTHQDNLLNSIDLHPLIAQVGQRPYPVSRTELQALLLRTIGEEKVTLNCKCVSVSEDEDGVTVYFEDGRTTHGDVLIAADGIHSIIRPMVTGESSEPRYAGYVNWNGLVDAKMQEVDRECWVIYVGEGKRASLMPIGGDRFYFFFGCPLEKGTTVAPEHRQQELGQIFQGWASPVQTLIQTLNPLKTNRLEIHDLNPLNTLVKGRIALLGDAGHATTPTLGQGGCQAMEDAVVLCRYLVTTNVSVEDALKRYELDRKTRTSELVLKARKRTDTIYGKDRAVTQAWYDSLSQESEHDVIDALAKVILGGVFN
- a CDS encoding TPM domain-containing protein yields the protein MTSWPQRSQIIHLCWIGLLSLSVWLFPVMFWGSTFSTLAVTVHEVPNPRQTHGGWVTDMANVISENAENKLNQMITDLEQNTRAEIAVVTVPDTSPSPTPKAFATELFNLWGIGKAQSNNGVLLLVAVEERRVEIETGTGLSQRLPDRQVQEILKHNIVPHLKQNRYDRGVLVGTQAIVKHLQGNPFSISTLPRPLMMLSAIAGCTGLIFFGVEAKRNRYRIPTHITLSQCITVFSLTFILYSPLIYVSIIRYPGSVLPSYLGYLLLLNAICGLSYDWTKSKQKSVWLKEKIIQFILLLIVWVLLNQGIGLKEPILTPDLIAYFRRVTQVLVNYIGLFKLTLIMTTFLGLVAAFPRHLLKSSRSRSSSHRSRGRNSSSSTSSSADYSSHSSSSDQSSSDSSSSDFGGGSSDGGGGGADF